Genomic DNA from Nonomuraea rubra:
GACCACGATCTACCCGTCGAACACGGCCGCCGAGTCCGCCTTCGTCATCACCGACTCGGGCAGCACGATCGTCATCGCCGAGAACGACGAGCAGGTGACCAAGCTCAGGTCCGTCCAGAAGGAGCTCCCCGACGTCACCCACGTGATCGTCATCGACGGCTCCGCCAGCGACGACGGCTGGGTCATCACCCTCGCCTCGCTGAGCAGCGGCAGCGGCAACAGTGGCGACAGTGGCGACAGTGGCGACAGTGCCGCCGCCACCGGCGACTACGACGCGATGGTGGACGCCATCGCCGAGGACGACCTGGCCACCCTGATCTACACCTCCGGCACCACCGGCCGCCCCAAGGGCGTCGAGCTGACCCACGACAACTGGCTCTACGCGGCCGGCGCGGTGCGCGAGATCGAGCTGATCTCCCCGTCCGACCTGCACTTCCTGTGGCTGCCGCTGTCGCACTCGTTCGGCAAGCTGCTGGAGGTCGTGATGATCGGCATCGGCGTGCCGACCGTGATCGACGGCCGCCTCGACAAGATCGCCGACAACCTCGGCGTGGTGAGGCCGACCGTCATGGCCGCCGCGCCGCGCATCTTCGAGAAGATCCACAACACGGTCGTGGCGAACATGCAACGCGAGGGCGGCCTCAAGCTGCGCATCTTCACCTGGGCGCGCAAGACCGGCCGGCGGGTCGTCGCGGCCAGGCAGCGCGGCGCCGCCGTGCCGGCCACCACCCGCGCCGAGTACGCCCTGGCCGACCGCCTCGTCTTCGCCAAGCTGCGCGATCGGTTCGGCGGCCGGATCCGCTTCTTCATCTCCGGCGCAGCCCCGCTCAACCAGGAGGTCGCCGAGTTCTTCGACGCGGCGGGCCTGACGATCCTCGAAGGGTACGGGCTGACGGAGTCGTCGGCGGGCAGCTTCCTCAACCGGCCCGAGTCGGTGCGGTTCGGCACGGTCGGCCTGCCGCTGCCCGGCACCGAGGTGCGCATCGCCGACGACGGCGAGATCCTCATCGGCGGGCGCGGCATCATGCGCGGCTACCACGGGCTGCCCGAGGAGACGGCCGAGGCGCTGGAGGACGGCTGGCTGCGTACGGGCGACATCGGCGAGCTGGACGAGGCCGGCCGGCTGCGCATCACCGACCGCAAGAAGGAGCTGATCAAGACCTCGGGCGGCAAGTACGTCGCGCCCACGTACCTGGAGGGCCGGATCAAGGCGGCCTGCCCGTTCGTGTCCCACGTGTTCGTGCACGGCGACCGGCGCAACTACGTCACGGCGCTGGTCACGCTCGACATGGACGTGGTCAAGCCGTGGGCGCAGGCCGAGTCGCTGCCCGAGGACCCCGAGCAGCTGCGGGAGCACCCCAGCATGCGCGCCGAGGTCGAGAAGGCGATCAAGCAGGTCAACGAGGGCGAGGCCAGCTACGCCACGGTCAAGAAGTTCGCGATCCTGGCCGAGGACTTCTCGGTGGAGACGGGCGAGCTGACGGCCAGCCTCAAGATCAAGCGCAAGGCCGTGGAGGAGCGGCACGGGTCGACGCTCGACTCCTTCTACGAGTGATCTCCCACCTGCCGGTGCGGCCACGGCACTGCGACGCGCAGGCCATGATGCACGCGACCCGCTACTACGAGTACTTCGAGGACGCCTTCCTCGACTGGCTCGGCGCCAGGGGCGGCTACGAGCGGCTCCGGCAGGAGGGCGCCGACCTGGTGGTCAAGGTCAGCGGCTGCGAGCACCACGCGCCCGCCCGGCTCGGCGACGTGCTGGCGGTGGAGACCGTGCCGGCCAGGGTCGGCTCCACCTCGATCACGATGACGTTCACGATGCGGCGCGGGGAGGAGCTGGTGGCGGTCGGCACGATCACGTACGTGTGCGTGCGCGGCGGCCGCCCCTCCCCGCTGCCGGGGATGCTCGTTCAGAGCACCCGCTTGGCCCCCGGCAGCGACCGCACCAGGTAGGCGATCCACCAGCACAGCGGCAGCGCGAGCAGCAGCATGGCCGCGAACTTGACGATCGCGATCGTCTCCAGCGGCCGCAGCGCCCAGCCCAGCCCGACCAGCACGAGCGGGTGGATGATGTAGACGGTGAAGGCGTGCTCGGCCAGGAACCGGCCGCGCGGCCCCTGCGTGTTGTGCCGCTCCCTGAACCACACCGTGAAGCCGATGATCAAGCCGACCGCGAGGGCGGACTCCCATGCGGCCATCAGTGCCGTCGACAGCGCCCCGGTGGTGAGCAGCGCCGGCACCAGCAGCAGGGGCGTCGCCACACCGGCGGCGGTGAAGCCCAGCCCCGCGGCCCGCGCGGGCAGCGTCTCGAACCAGCCCCGGCGGAAGGCCACGCAGCCGAGCACGAACATGGAGACGTACTGCGGCAGGAAGTACGGGGTCGGCAGCCCGACCACCGGCCAGTAGCTGGTGGTCGGCACGAGCAGCCGCCACAGGAACGTGGCCGCCGCCAGCCCCGCCGCGAACAGCACGATCCACTTCGTGGCGAGCGGCGCGGGCCGCTGGTCGAGCGGCGCGCGCACGGCCCGCCAGCCCGCGTAGGCCAGCGCCAGGACGATCAGCACCTCGACGAACCACATGGGCCCCGGGTCCCACGAGCGCAGGTAGTACTCCCAGAACGGCATGTCGCCCCGGCCGAGCACGCCGCCGATGCCGGCCAGCGGCCGCAGCAGCAGGAGGTAGACCAGCAGCGGGATGCCCAGCCGCACCAGCCGGTCGCGGACGAACGCGCGGGCGCCCTTGCGGTCGTAGGAGCCGGGGGTGAAGAAGCCGGACAGGAGGAAGAAGAACCCCATGAAGAACGCCTGGTTCGTGACGACCAGGATGTCGAGCGCGATCCCGGAGGGGTCCTTGGCGGGCTCGACGTAGTACCAGAGGGGGATGTTGCCGTAGGTGATGGCGACGTGGTGGGCGACGACGAGCGCGGTCAGTAAGATCCGCAGGTTGTCGATCGCGTAGAGCCTCGTCCTGGTCCCCGTTTTCATGCTCGGCACGCCCTTTCCATCAAGTCGGCGAGTTCGGTGGCGTGTGCTTCGAGGTCGTGGCCGGGATGGGTGATCCAGTAGGCGAACATGTGGTCGATGGCCGCCTGCTGCGTGACGGCCATGACCCGCACGTCGAACTGCCGGAACTCCCCGGTCCGCTGTCCCAGCCGGTAGATGAGCTCGATCCCCTGGTAGAGCTCCTCGTTGGTGTGCATCCCGTAGCGGGGGTTGCCGTCCGCGGTCCTGAGGTTGCCGAAGATCTCGCCCAGCGCCCTGACCTGGGTGCGGTGGCCGAGCATGTGCTCGGCGACGGCCATGACGTGCGTCCTGAGCAGCTCGGTCGCCGACGTGATGCC
This window encodes:
- a CDS encoding acyl-CoA thioesterase; the encoded protein is MISHLPVRPRHCDAQAMMHATRYYEYFEDAFLDWLGARGGYERLRQEGADLVVKVSGCEHHAPARLGDVLAVETVPARVGSTSITMTFTMRRGEELVAVGTITYVCVRGGRPSPLPGMLVQSTRLAPGSDRTR
- a CDS encoding TetR/AcrR family transcriptional regulator, whose translation is MRSENEPGGQKGRSFIEEARRAQIIASAIEVIAELGFAQASLAKIAAHAGISKGVISYHFAGKDELMEQVVEHTYGAVAEHVFARMDGITSATELLRTHVMAVAEHMLGHRTQVRALGEIFGNLRTADGNPRYGMHTNEELYQGIELIYRLGQRTGEFRQFDVRVMAVTQQAAIDHMFAYWITHPGHDLEAHATELADLMERACRA
- a CDS encoding acyltransferase family protein is translated as MKTGTRTRLYAIDNLRILLTALVVAHHVAITYGNIPLWYYVEPAKDPSGIALDILVVTNQAFFMGFFFLLSGFFTPGSYDRKGARAFVRDRLVRLGIPLLVYLLLLRPLAGIGGVLGRGDMPFWEYYLRSWDPGPMWFVEVLIVLALAYAGWRAVRAPLDQRPAPLATKWIVLFAAGLAAATFLWRLLVPTTSYWPVVGLPTPYFLPQYVSMFVLGCVAFRRGWFETLPARAAGLGFTAAGVATPLLLVPALLTTGALSTALMAAWESALAVGLIIGFTVWFRERHNTQGPRGRFLAEHAFTVYIIHPLVLVGLGWALRPLETIAIVKFAAMLLLALPLCWWIAYLVRSLPGAKRVL
- a CDS encoding AMP-dependent synthetase/ligase, which translates into the protein MSSIPSLLRDRIAATPDAEAYRVPSDGGWTSFTWREVGEQVRGLALALSGLGSGPGTRVSILCSTRLEWIVCDLAVLATGAATTTIYPSNTAAESAFVITDSGSTIVIAENDEQVTKLRSVQKELPDVTHVIVIDGSASDDGWVITLASLSSGSGNSGDSGDSGDSAAATGDYDAMVDAIAEDDLATLIYTSGTTGRPKGVELTHDNWLYAAGAVREIELISPSDLHFLWLPLSHSFGKLLEVVMIGIGVPTVIDGRLDKIADNLGVVRPTVMAAAPRIFEKIHNTVVANMQREGGLKLRIFTWARKTGRRVVAARQRGAAVPATTRAEYALADRLVFAKLRDRFGGRIRFFISGAAPLNQEVAEFFDAAGLTILEGYGLTESSAGSFLNRPESVRFGTVGLPLPGTEVRIADDGEILIGGRGIMRGYHGLPEETAEALEDGWLRTGDIGELDEAGRLRITDRKKELIKTSGGKYVAPTYLEGRIKAACPFVSHVFVHGDRRNYVTALVTLDMDVVKPWAQAESLPEDPEQLREHPSMRAEVEKAIKQVNEGEASYATVKKFAILAEDFSVETGELTASLKIKRKAVEERHGSTLDSFYE